From a region of the Triticum aestivum cultivar Chinese Spring chromosome 7D, IWGSC CS RefSeq v2.1, whole genome shotgun sequence genome:
- the LOC123168679 gene encoding crocetin glucosyltransferase, chloroplastic: protein MENRGGAPSPHLLFVTSPMQGHINPVRRLAARVAAAGAAATVSTAVSGHRRMFPSLASPGEEAVDAAGVLHAPFSDGYDEGVDPRVHDMRSFAARARAVGCETLAGVVARLAERGRPVTCVVYTFFVGWVPEVARASGIPSALFWIQPAAVFAVYYHYFHGHEAVLASCANDPDRDAVVQLPGLPPLKSRALPSVVALTSPEQRGYEVVGTLRDLFLALDDDEHRPKVLVNTLDALEPDALRAVPGFELVAVGPVVPDGSSPSTTDLSLRDDHDDDVNGYMEWLDTNAARSVVYVSFGTIFAASKRQELETLQGLKAAGRPYLWVSRKVAEVDGAELNGTEAGRGADGGQGIMVEWCDQVRVLSHPAVGCFVTHCGWNSALESIACGVPVVAVPQKFDQPTVAWLVEECAGVGVRAQADGEGVAERGELQRCVETVMGGGETAVEIRPCAAKWMERAREALAGGGTLERNLRAFLSGF from the coding sequence ATGGAGAACCGCGGTGGCGCGCCGTCGCCGCACCTGCTGTTCGTCACCAGCCCAATGCAGGGCCACATCAACCCggtccgccgcctcgccgcccgcgtcgcggCAGCTggcgccgcggccaccgtctccacCGCCGTCTCCGGCCACCGCCGCATGTTCCCCTCGCTCGCGTCGCCCGGCGAGGAGGCCGTCGATGCCGCGGGCGTGCTGCACGCCCCCTTCTCCGACGGCTACGACGAGGGGGTCGATCCACGGGTGCACGACATGCGCTCCTTCGCCGCGCGCGCCCGCGCCGTCGGGTGCGAGACGCTCGCCGGCGTCGTCGCCCGCCTCGCCGAGCGCGGCCGCCCCGTCACGTGCGTCGTGTACACCTTCTTCGTGGGTTGGGTTCCCGAGGTCGCGCGCGCCAGCGGCATCCCCTCGGCCCTCTTCTGGATCCAGCCGGCCGCCGTGTTCGCGGTGTACTACCACTACTTCCACGGCCACGAGGCCGTGCTCGCTTCCTGCGCCAACGACCCTGACCGCGACGCCGTCGTCCAGCTGCCGGGGCTGCCGCCGCTCAAGTCCCGCGCGCTCCCGTCCGTCGTGGCGTTAACCTCGCCGGAGCAGCGGGGCTACGAGGTGGTTGGCacgctgcgcgacctcttcctggCGCTCGATGACGATGAGCACAGGCCCAAGGTGCTGGTCAACACGCTCGATGCGCTGGAGCCCGACGCGCTCCGTGCGGTGCCGGGGTTTGAGCTCGTCGCCGTTGGGCCTGTGGTGCCAGATGGCTCGTCCCCGTCCACCACGGACCTGTCCCTGCGCGACGACCACGACGACGACGTGAATGGGTACATGGAGTGGTTGGACACGAATGCCGCGCGCTCTGTGGTGTACGTCTCGTTCGGGACCATATTCGCGGCGAGCAAGCGGCAGGAGCTGGAGACGTTGCAAGGACTGAAGGCCGCCGGCCGGCCGTACCTATGGGTGTCGCGCAAGGTCGCAGAGGTCGATGGTGCAGAGTTGAACGGCACGGAAGCGGGCCGCGGCGCCGACGGAGGACAAGGGATCATGGTGGAGTGGTGCGACCAGGTGCGCGTGCTGTCCCACCCGGCAGTGGGATGCTTCGTGacgcactgcgggtggaactcgGCGCTGGAGAGCATCGCGTGCGGCGTGCCTGTCGTGGCCGTGCCGCAGAAGTTCGACCAGCCGACGGTGGCGTGGCTGGTGGAGGAGTGCGCGGGCGTCGGGGTGCGCGCACAGGCGGACGGCGAGGGAGTGGCGGAGCGAGGCGAGCTCCAAAGGTGCGTGGAGACGGTCATGGGCGGCGGCGAAACAGCAGTGGAGATCCGACCATGCGCGGCAAAATGGATGGAGCGGGCCAGGGAGGCGCTCGCCGGCGGCGGGACGCTGGAGAGGAATCTCCGAGCGTTCCTGTCTGGTTTCTGA